The genome window ATATCAGCATAGCTTGGAATTGCCTGCAGAAGATAAAAGCATACGGATGCAGAAAGGTTGTAGTATGCGCATGTTACTTTCACAATATGGATACCGGGTACAATGCTGTCTTATCATCGCTCAACGGCCTCGGGATAAGTATCATAGGATCTTGCAGCGCAGATGACTGGGACACCGATCCACTGGTATCGTCCACGGTGCCGCCGGAAGGAAGGCCCAGATCTTTGATGCCGGGATGTATGTCGGCACTGGTGATTGGAATTCCGGTCCAAAAATGCATAATTGATACGTCGCCATCGATCTGGTACAGAGAGCATTACAAGGTTCTGAACGCATACTTGGACATGGCGGCGGAACGGGCGGTCCTGGAATTCGAACGCAACGGCATATCCGCCGTGGCCATTCCCCGCGACGGATATATGGGCATAAAGGGGCTCCAGAAAAGTCCTTCGTCCTTCTTTTCCCATAGACACTCCGCATACCTGTGCGGCCTCGGGACGTTCGGAATGAACGGTATGATCCTGACCGAGGAATATGGCCCCAGGATCAGGCTTGTTACAGTGCTCACCGAAGCAGTGCTACCGGAAGGACACGTGAGGGTCGGGCATATATGCAACAGATGCGGCAAATGTATCAGATCGTGTCCTGCCCACGCTATCACCGATTCGATTTACCCTGACGGGAAATTCGACGTCGGCGCCTGCGTGGACCGGCATGTCAGCCTCGCCTCCGATGGCACTTCGCCTTGCGGCATATGCATTGGTGTGTGCCCGATAGGTTCCGACGCCCGCCGGCAGGGGCCGGCGGGGGCGGCTCTTAAAAATATAAGAAGCTACAGACTATGATCATTTGATAAGTGCCAGACCTTTCTTTGTAACCTTATAGCGCTGGTTCCTGCTGGTGGGCTTGTCGCATGTCCTCTCGATGAAACCGTCCTCTATGGCCGGCTCCATGTAGTTCGACATGAAGGTGGGCCTGTGCTTGAATTCCAGACGGCCCATCAGCTCTTTTGCGGAAACCTCTTCTCCACCTACAGCGGCAAGAAGGCTGGCTATGCGGAACTCCCTGGTCCTGGTGTCGCGGTCTTTGACCTCTCCTGCAACTATCACGGGCTCATTAGAGAGGACAGGCTCCGGCTGCTCTGCCTCCGGATGCTCGGCATCGACATCTGGCGCCCGGGGCTCCAGCGTGAAAGTGACGGCGAAATCGTCTTTCGAAGCATCTATCGTGACACCGGGTATACCTGTCCTCAGACAAGCGGCGTTCATGTTAGGAATTCCCGTGCCCATGAGCCTCATCAGACCGGCCCTGGCAAACACATCTGAAACTCCGGGATTTGCGGGTTTGGAACTTCCCTCTATTTCGGCGGCCATGTCCTTCCTGCTGAGGCCTCCGGCATTGGATATCGTCAGACGGTTATTGTAGACCTTGATTCTTATCGGATCGCCTGCAGAATAGTCTTTGTGCGCCACCGCATTTATTATCGCTTCTTCGACGGCGTCCATCGGATACTCGCCGTTGGGTATGTACTTGGAAGACAACAGCTCCATCGCTTTTCGGGGTTGAAGGAACGCGGGACCGGATATCACTTCCATGTCGTCCATGAGGCCCGAAGCAGAGAACCTCCCGATCCTTATGTCGGGCGCTACCATGTAATGCGAGGGTTCGGGATGGAAGAGTATCACCGCAGAGCCTTTCAGCATATCTTTCTGCATGAGATTGAGAGACTGCAGCATCTTTGTATCGTCGATTTTCTTTGATATTTTAATCATGGAACGGAAGGTTTCCAACGCTTCCCTGTCGAGCTCCTTGACGGAGGCCCCGGGCATCAGCAGATCGAGCCTTG of Methanomassiliicoccaceae archaeon contains these proteins:
- a CDS encoding epoxyqueuosine reductase, which encodes MDTGYNAVLSSLNGLGISIIGSCSADDWDTDPLVSSTVPPEGRPRSLMPGCMSALVIGIPVQKCIIDTSPSIWYREHYKVLNAYLDMAAERAVLEFERNGISAVAIPRDGYMGIKGLQKSPSSFFSHRHSAYLCGLGTFGMNGMILTEEYGPRIRLVTVLTEAVLPEGHVRVGHICNRCGKCIRSCPAHAITDSIYPDGKFDVGACVDRHVSLASDGTSPCGICIGVCPIGSDARRQGPAGAALKNIRSYRL
- a CDS encoding ATP-binding protein produces the protein MADQTSDQKRQWKTKHLRTVCAFANSYGGRLIVGNADSFSSEEAQDEARNIYNEISKELDIHPHVRPVENDGKACIVMDIRPSPEPICLDGQYFRRVGNEDRILVGDDLEKFILLRDRRARLDLLMPGASVKELDREALETFRSMIKISKKIDDTKMLQSLNLMQKDMLKGSAVILFHPEPSHYMVAPDIRIGRFSASGLMDDMEVISGPAFLQPRKAMELLSSKYIPNGEYPMDAVEEAIINAVAHKDYSAGDPIRIKVYNNRLTISNAGGLSRKDMAAEIEGSSKPANPGVSDVFARAGLMRLMGTGIPNMNAACLRTGIPGVTIDASKDDFAVTFTLEPRAPDVDAEHPEAEQPEPVLSNEPVIVAGEVKDRDTRTREFRIASLLAAVGGEEVSAKELMGRLEFKHRPTFMSNYMEPAIEDGFIERTCDKPTSRNQRYKVTKKGLALIK